One Actinomycetota bacterium DNA window includes the following coding sequences:
- a CDS encoding prepilin-type N-terminal cleavage/methylation domain-containing protein, whose protein sequence is MHQDRHDAGFSLTELLVVLAIMAILLSIAVPTLLGARHRAQDTAAQATLVTGQKTEEVFAADAGIYTANGASLSALEPSLDWSGAADDSIHIVVATVVNVDDSVLLYARSNSGTWFGLRHVRAGASAGLYKCLGTARSDVDDMADCAGLDW, encoded by the coding sequence ATGCACCAGGACAGGCACGACGCAGGGTTCTCGCTCACCGAGTTGCTGGTCGTGCTCGCGATCATGGCGATACTGCTGAGCATCGCTGTGCCCACACTGCTGGGCGCCAGACACAGAGCCCAGGACACCGCCGCCCAGGCTACGCTGGTCACCGGTCAGAAGACGGAGGAGGTCTTTGCTGCAGACGCTGGCATCTACACGGCGAACGGGGCGAGCCTCTCGGCCCTGGAGCCGAGCCTCGACTGGAGCGGTGCTGCGGACGACTCGATTCATATCGTGGTGGCAACCGTCGTGAACGTCGACGACTCCGTCCTCCTCTATGCCCGTTCCAACTCGGGAACATGGTTCGGCCTTCGGCACGTGCGTGCCGGCGCGAGCGCCGGCCTGTACAAGTGTCTCGGCACTGCGCGGAGCGATGTCGACGACATGGCCGATTGCGCCGGGCTCGATTGGTAG